The nucleotide window AGCAAATACAGCATGGTGGCGTGAAGGTCGCGAACGTGAACGATCTGCTGGACAGCGTTGTATCCCAATTCATCGGTGGCGCCAAAGGACGTGCCAGGGCGAATACCACCACCGGCCAGCCACATCGTAAACCCCTTGATATGATGATCACGCCCGGGACCGCCTTTGCCTTGGAACATCGGTGTGCGACCAAATTCACCACCCCAGATGACTAAGGTATCCTCCAAGAGTCCACGTTGTTTCAGGTCCAATAACAGCGCTGTCGTCGGCTGGTCGGTTAGACGTCCGCAGACTTCCATGTATTTTTGCAAGTCACCGTGATGATCCCAACCGCGATGGTACAACTGAACAAAGCGCACGTCACGTTCCAAGAGTCGTCGAGCCAATAGGCAGTTCGAGGCATACGAGCCGTCGCCGGGCGTAGCCCCGTAGGCGTCGAGTGTCTGCTGGCTCTCGCCGCTCATATCCACCAGCGCAGGCACCGACGTTTGCATTTGAAACGCCATCTCATAAGCGGCGATTCGAGCTTCAATATCGCCGCCCAATGGGCTGGCATGACGTAATTGGTCCAATCGAGAAATCGAGTCCACCAGTTCACGCTGTTGTTGCAGGCCGATGCCCGGAGGATTGCTGAGATAGTGGACCGGCGCGCCCACAGAATTAAATTCCACACCTTGATACTGGGCAGGCAAAAAACCAGACGACCATTGCCGCGATGCAATGGGCTGTGGATTGCGACCGCCCACACTGGTCATGACGACGAAACTGGGCAGGTCGCGGGACAGGCTACCAAGTCCGTACGCAATCCAGGCTCCCATCGACGGCCGGCCACTGAGCGCTGTTCCCGTGTTCATAAACGCATGCGCAGGGTCATGATTAATCTGCTCGGTGACCATCGAGCGGATAATGCACAGTTCGTCAACGATCGAAGCCTGATGGGGAAGATAATCGCTGACCCACTGTCCGCTGGCACCATACTGTTGAAACCGAGTCAAATGTCCTTGGATCTTCAGGTCTTGACCTTGTAATTGCGCCAGCGGCTGTCCCGCAGTGAACGATTCCGGCATGGGGCGGCCGTCCAGCCGATTCAGCTCAGGTTTGTAATCGAAGGTTTCCAACTGCGATGGCCCGCCAGACATGTACAAAAACAGCACGCGTTTGGCTCGGGGTAGATGATGTGGCAGATCCGGTAGCCCTGCAGTTGCAGAGATGTTCTCGCTCCCGTGTGCCTGTTCGATCTGTAGGCTGCTCAGCGCGGCCAATCCAACGCCAAGGCCGGCAGATTGCAAGAAAGCTCGGCGCCGAAGTTGCTGTCCCAGTGCAATTTGGACTGCAGCATGTCCAGCTGCTGTCCAACATGATTCGCGCTTTTTCATAGTCAGAGTCTCATGTTCAGCTCAGACAGGTTCAGCAGCGCTCGACATACCTGGGTCCACGCAGCCAGTTCATCAGCAACACAATCGGTCCACCGCGGGTGAATGCCTACGCCCAACAACGCTGTTGCCTGTTCAGGTTGATCCTGAAAGTAATTACGACTTGTATCTAGCAGCAACGTGAGTTCTGCCAGCTCCGGCTGGCTGATTTCACGGTTCGTGACGGTTCGGAACAACCACTTCAATCGTTGAGCGTTGGCATGGTCCGCATCGGAAAAGTTTGTATTCGAGACGGCAAGCCAGCCTCGCTCGGCCAACCCGCGAGCCGCTTCGACGAACGTTGGATCGTTCAACAGCGTCAGCGCCGCCAGTGGTGTGTTGGACTGTTGGCGCAGGGCCGTACACTCTTCACGACCAGTGGCATCCAACGCCCGCAACATGGGATGGAGGAATTGTCGCTGCCAGTGCATGTACACACCTCGACGCCACTGATTCTCAGTTGAATCAGCCTGATATTCGCGTTGCGGAAAATTCAGGTGACGATAGTAACCTTCTGGTTGGTAGGGACGCGAACTTGGACCGCCAAACTGGTTGACCAGTAGGCCGCTAACGGCCAGCGCGTTATCGCGAATCATCTCAGCCGGCAATCGAAAGGCAGACTGTCGCGCCAGCCAGCGATTCCCTAGGTCACGCTCCAAGGACTGTTGATCTGCTGAAGATGCTTGACGATAAGTCTGACTAGTCACGATCAGACGAATCGTGCTGCGAACATCCCAGTGGTGGTCCACCAAGTCATGCGCCAAATTATCTAACAACTCTGGATGCGATGGCGGCTGCCCCTGACCACCAAGGTCGCCCAGATCCGAGGCCAGACCTTGTCCAAACAACAAATGCCAGATGCGATTGACCAGGACGCGCGCTGTCAACAGTCCAATTCCGTCCTCAGAATCCACCAGCCAATTGGCTAAATCCAATCGTGTCAGCCTTGGTAACTGTTCAGAGCCTAATGGTCTGGGCGTCGAAAGAAACTTCGGAAAGCTCGGCTCGACGATTGGACCACTTTCGTCCATCCAGTTGCCACGCGGCAGGACGCGCGTTACTCGTGGCTCAGCCAACGCCTGGGTAATCATCGAGCTGCGGACTTGTCTATTCAATTCGCTGATGAGTTTCTCTGTATGCTTGATTTGTGCCTGCGTTGCCTTGCGCTGCTGCGGGTCTGCGATGTTCAATTCATCTTGCAAACGCTGCAGTTCATGGGCGAGTTCCGCTCCTCGTTGCCGTTGCCACACGGTAGGCAATTCGATTTCGGGGTCGCGTCGAGTTGGCGATTCATTTGAGCCAGCCGTGAAGTGTTTTTCATCGTCAATATCAGCGAAGAAGGCCGCCAGCGAATAGAAATCGTGCATGGTATATGGGTCAAACTTGTGGTCGTGACACTGCGCACAACCTACCGTGGCACCCAGCCAGACCGCCGACAGATTGCGTACGCGATCCGCTGCGTAGATGGCGCGATATTCGCCTGGTTGTAATCCGCCTTCGTGTGTGGTTTGAAGTACCCGGTTATAACCAGTGGCAATGCGCTGCTCTAGCGTTGGGTTGGGCAGCAGATCGCCAGCCAATTGGTGGCGAGTCATCTCGTCAAACGTCAAACCATCGTTAAAAGCGCCAATCACCCAGTCGCGATAGGCGGAGATGTTGTGCTCTTGGTCGCCGTGGTAGCCGACCGAATCCGCATAGCGGACTAAATCCAACCAATAGATAGCCAGTCGCTCGCCAAAACCCGGACTGAAAAGCAGTTCGTCTACGGCTGTTTCATAGGTCAACGGATCCAACGGGGGGGCCTGCCACTGTTCTAGTTGCTGCTGAGTTGGCGGCAGACCCGTCAAATCAAACGTCAACCGTCGCAGCAGCGTGACCGCCTCGGCCACCGGCGCGGGTGACAAACCGTAATCGCTCAATTTTGCACCGATGAAGGCATCGATCCAATTGGTCGACCAGCGCGACGGGCCTGCCTCGGGAATGGGCCAGCGTTGAGGAACTTGATAAGCCCAATGCCCTGACCAGGCGGCACCATTCTGAATCCAAGCCCTCAGCCGATCGACTTCTGATCTGCTCAGTGGCTTGTTGATTTCTGGCGGAGGCATGACGGTCGAGGCATCATGGCTGAGCACTCGCCGCAACAGCTCGCTCTCCTGCGGCTTGCCGGGCGCGACGACTCGCGCCAGGGAAGTTGGATCGTCGAGTCTCAAATCGGCTTGTCGCGTAGCAGCATCCGGTCCATGACACTGGAAACAGCGATCCGACAGCAGCGGTCGAACGTGGCGATGAAAGTCTACAGTCGCCGAATCATCGGCAACGCAGCTAGATGCCGTCAACCACAGTCCCGCCGCCCCTACGACGGCTACCCAACTTGCTCTCATGAAAACTCTGCCGAGTCGAATCACGCTTACAGCCCAGCTGTTGAGTATACCACGAATGCCGGTAGCGTTGTCTGGGCCGGTAGTTAGGCCGGTTGTTGAAAGCCTACCCACCAGCCAATAATGTTTGAATCTCGCAAAATGTCAGAATCCTGGGATGTTAGGGTGCCCGCGCGTCAATCGCCAATTTGATTCTGATGATACCTTGAAGATACTAGCGCAGGCGTTGCCAAATTTTCACTCTGAATTGGAAATCAGCGATCGGCAGCAGTCCAGGGCGCGTTGGTGGACGATGGCGTTACTACCGATGCCGTTGCCACCAAAGGCGGTAGCGTTTCCTTGCCAATCGGTAAAGCGACCACCGGCTTGGTCGATGATGATTTGTGGAGCAGCCAGATCCCATGGATTGGCGATCGGATCAACCATCAGTTCAGCGCGTCCAGTTGCCACTAACAGATACCCGTAGCCGTCTCCCCAAGTGCGCGTCACATAGGCTTCTCGTTCAAGAGCTTGATAAGCTGCCAGTGCATTTTGCCGCGCAAAGAGGTCGGCTTGGGACATCAAAAATGCGCCTTTGTCCAACGTGCGCTGTGATACCTGACAACGTGCGGGTGGTTTGCCAGCCAAGCAATGCCAAGCGCCATGGCCATCCGCTGCGAATACCAGCTCATCTAAAGCTGGAATGAAAATCACGCCCATGACGGTTTGTCCTCGGTGCTGTACAGCCAGCAGCGTCGAATACAGCGGCACTCCCGTGATAAAGCTCTTGGTTCCATCAATGGGATCGACAATCCATTGGTAATCGGAGCTACCGGCCTGCATGCCAAACTCTTCGCCTAAGATGGCATCGTTGGGAAAACGCTGCGACAAGTGCTGGCGAATGAGCTGTTCGGCTCCGCGATCAGCGATGGTGACAGGTGAGTTATCGTCTTTGCGGTCAACATCAATGGGACGCCCGAAATGTTCGAGCGTCGCTCTGCCGGCCAGCCGCGTTAACTCGATGGCGGCTGCAAGTCGCCCATCACGAAAGGTCTTGATTGTCTGGTTGATCGACACCGGTGAGCCTCTAGGTCAGACGATTCACTCGAAAGTTGCTCGGTTCATGAACTGCCGAGCCTGCCATTACTTCGAATCTTGGCATCGCCGCTTGGCGCATACAGGAATGAGTGCACGGCCAATAAAATGGCTCCACAGACCAATAGGCTGTCGGCGATGTTGAAATTTGGCCAGGTGAACTCGCCATATCGCAGAAGTATCCAATCCCGGACACCGCTGGCCCATTCGGGCCGATCCAGGGGTGGATTCCACAGTCCCAGCCGATCATGCAGATTACCAACGATCCCGCCGAGCACCATCGCCAGCGAAACGGTTAGCCACCAACTCTCAATGGCCCGATACTTCACCATCCAAACCAGAATTACGACGCAAGCCAGACAGGCCATCAGGGCGAACACCGAACCCCAGCCGGCCCCCATACCAAACAACGCGCCCGGATTGACCGTAGTCTCCAACCCGGCATACGGCTCAAGCAGCCAATAGGGCGGACTCTCGCCAGGCAAACCCAACCACTCGAAGATTCGCTGTTTCGTCCACAAATCGCTGATCGCTCCTGCGACAGCGATTGCCGCAAAAAAACACCATCGCATGCTTGGAACTCCTGTCTCCGTTGGGCGGTGTTTCAATATCCTGAACTCTCAAGCCGGCCGGCACACTTCACGCAGAAGATCGACTCCGGCAACATCTCCAGACGACCTTTGGGTATCCTGGCCCCGCATTCGTCGCATAGTCCGTACGTGCCCTCTGCTATTTTCTCAAGGGCCATGTCAACCAGCCGAATTTTGTCACCATCCCGCGACAGCAACCCCAAGGTGAATTCCTGTTCAAAGCTGTGCGAGCCAACTTCAGCTGGATGGATGGGAGCGTGATTGTCCACCGCCGCGTCGTCGGACCCCAGTGCCTCCTGAGACATCATGGCCACATCGCCGTACAACCGGCGACGCTTCTCTAGCAAAATCGTCTTGAATTGGGAATAGTCTTTTTTGGCTGGGGCCGCCACCGACTTCGCGCCTCTGGAACCAGTCGAATGGCCTGCCGTTTTACCGCTCAGCTTCTTCGAGATGACCTTTGCCGGTGTCTTGGCCGTCCTACCGGCCTTACTGGCAAACTTGCCTTTGGAAGCTACAACTTTTTGCGCTGCCTTTCCACTTGCCGCGCGTCTGGTCTTGCTAGCGGCTGCCTTGCCATTAGAACTCTTGTTGCTCACCTTAGATTTTGACGCCTTAACCGCCGATTTAGACACTACGGTAGCACGTTTTGCGGTAGTCTTCGCCTTGCCGATGGACTTGGCCTTGGAAGAACCCTTCAACTTCGAAGTCAGTGACCCATTGGCGGATTGTGACTTGCTTTTGGAGCCACCTTTAGCGGTCGGCTTCTTGACTTTTGTCGGCTTTTTGGCCATCAATGAACTCCCTGCCCGTTTGGGGTGTATCTGACTGTTCTCTGGAGGGGCATCGTTGAGTGAATCTAAGAATTTCCTACTTTAGGTAGTTGGGCAATAGCATGATAGGGTCTTGCTAGGATATAACCACAACTTCAACGATATTTACTGCCCTGGACACCTGGAAAACCGTAATTTTGGGGTATTTCAATGGCCGACCCATCCGTGGCCACTAGTCGCAGCAGCCCACTCACTAGTGGGGTGGCCTGCCAACGCTGTATTAATTCTGGCTGTCGAGCGACCTTTGACATCAGCCAGACCCGGACAGCTTGCGACCATTGCGGTGACCTACTTGACATTGAGTACGATTGGTCGCAGATCGCAGTTCCCAAGCAACTGCGCGATTTTGAGAAGATGTGGTCGCAGCGCCATGATCCGGTTCGGTTCAGCGGCGTTTGGAGATTCCATGAACTGCTGCCATTTGCACCCACCAATTTCTTAGTGACGGTGGGTGAAGGTCAAACACTGCTACAGCGTGCCGATCGTGTGGCCAGCTACGTTGGGCAGTCCGAAGGTAATCTGTACCTACAGTATGAGGGCATGAACCCCAGCGGCTCGTTCAAAGACAACGGCATGTGCGCCGCATTTACACATGCTCATCTGACTGGCGCTCGCCGCGCCGCCTGCGCTTCGACTGGCAACACCAGTGCTTCGCTGGCGATGTACAGTTCGGTCACGAACCTGATGAAGGCGGTGATTTTCGTGGGCAGTGGCAAAATCGCCTACGGTAAGTTATCTCAAGCGCTGGAATACGGTGCCTTAACTGTACAAATCGCTGGAGATTTTGACGACGCCATGGTGCGCGTACGCGAAGTCTCCAAAGACCTCGGCATCTATCTGGTTAACAGTGTCAATCCGTTCCGGCTGGAAGGTCAAAAGACCATCATGTTCCGCGTGCTCGAAGCGTTGCGCTGGCAAGTACCCGACTGGATCGTGGTTCCCGGGGGCAACTTGGGTAACTCAAGCGCATTTGGCAAGGCTTTTAAAGAGTTACATGAGTTGGGATTGATCGACCGCGTGCCTCGATTGGCCGTCATCAACGCCGCCGGTGCCGATACGCTGTATCAATTGTACGAGCGTCGTGGTCTGCGCTGGAATAACGGACAACCCGATCAGCGCATCGTCAGCGATTACTACCAAGAACTGGATAGTCGCAATTGCAAAGCGGACACAATCGCCAGTGCCATTGAGATCAATCGCCCCGTAAACTTGAAGAAGTGCCTGCGAGCCCTGGATTTTTGTGATGGCGTGGTTCGTAAGGTCAGCGACCAGGAAATGCTGGACGCCAAAGCACAAGTTGGTGCGGGCGGAATCGGCTGTGAACCGGCCAGCGCCGCCAGCGTGGCTGGGGCAAAGCTGCTGAGAGAGGAGGGCGTTATTGCCCCCTCAGAGCGCGTGGTTTGTATTTTGACTGGCCATCAGCTCAAAGATCCAACTGCGACCGTGGCCTATCATACGACGGACCAAGATAAATTCAACGAAGTGTTGGGCAGCCGTGGAGTGGCCCGTGCCTCGTTCGCAAATCGGGCGGTGGCCGTGCCCAACGAACTGGATGCGATCATCCGAGCCATTCACTTGTACAGTTGACAGGAGTTATCATCGGTGAGCATTCAGCTTGTAATCCATGGCGCTGCCGGGCGGATGGGAAGGCGCTTGATCGCACTGGGGCATGCAGATTCTCAATTGCAGATTGTGGGCGCCGTCGACTCATCCAAGAACCCTTTGATAGGTTCCGATGCCGGTCAGGCGGCTGGAGTGGGCACCATCGGCTTGACGCTGACCGAACAGTGGCCTGACCGAGCCGATGTCGCCATTGACTTTTCGGTTCCCGCCGCCTGTTTGCAGGCTGTCCAGCTTTGTCAAGAACGATCCATCGCCCTGGTTGCAGCCACAACCGGGTTAGAGCCGCATCAAGTGGACGTCATTCGAGCCGCTTCTAATTTCATCCCAATCTGCTGGGCCCCGAATATGTCCCTGGCGGTGAATTTAACCATGCGTCTGGCTCAGCAGGCAGCCACGGCGCTCAAAGCCCAACAACCCGACGTGGAAATTCTGGAACGCCACCATCGTTTCAAGGAAGACTCGCCCAGCGGCACCGCCTTGAAATTCGGTGAGCTGATCGCCAACGCCATGGGTTTGACCAGCCACGTACACGGCCGCGAAGGACAGTGTGGCCCACGCACTCGCAACGAAATTGGATATCACGCAATTCGCACTGGTGACGATCCCGGGCAGCATACGATTATCTTTGGCATGTTAGGAGAAACGATCGAGCTGCGTGTGGCTGCGTCCAATCGCGATTGTTACGCTCAAGGCGCACTGGCAGCTGCTAAGTTTCTAGTTGGCAAACCACCAGGGTTGTACTCGATGTTCGATGTTCTCGGTTTGCCACCGCATTAGCTGCCCACTGGGAACTGGGACTTTCAGGTACCGCGCGCCGGACTTCGTGGCTTCGCAGGGTGGGCCAAGCGCGGCCAGGGTAACTTGGTCCTCTCGCCCCACAGTCATTGTTTGCTGGCGAGCAGTTATGGTTGAAAAGTGCCTGGCCCCACGCCGGCCCACCACAGCCTGGCTAGCGTTGGAAATGTACTAGCGTTACATATCTGCATTTTGCAAGACAAACCCTACAGCGCTCGGCGACGATGCCGATATCCCAAGCCAGTCATGGCACACAGTAGCAGCGCGAAACTAGAGGGCTCCGGTACCATATAAGGCGTAGCCACCGTGCGTGCTAAGAAGTCACGGAGGCGCTCCCGCAAATTGAGTCCCCCAAGATCGAGATCCCACTCAACGTTGTGATAGGTAGCATCGGTAGGCTGGTACCACATTTCCGTGTCGATGCCGACAGCCAGGAACCGGTTAAGCATTTGCGGTTCCCAAGGCACCACTAAGTCGGCCGTATTGTTCAGTAAGAAAACCGGAGGGCCGCCAGCCTGAATCTTGTTGTAGTTACCGTAGGTGGAACCCACTAGTGAGATCACCGCTTGAGCCGCATAGCGCGAGTTGATCGGGTTATTGTTGTACTGCAGCATCAATAGATTAATCGCTCCGGCAGATCCGCCACCGGCAGCAATTCGGTCGGGATCGATTCCAAGCATGGCGGCGTTGGTGCGAGTCCAGTCGATCGCAACTGCAAAGTCCTCAATTCCAGCTCGTACGGCCTTCAGCCCCGGAAAAATACTATAGAGGAACGGAACCGTCAAACCCGCGTAGGGCTGCGTACCAAAGATGGTATTACCCACAGTCGCATTACTGTGGTCTGCTGCTGGTGCACCCTGCCGATAGTCTGTAATAACTACGGTGTAACCACGCTGAGCAAAATAGCGGGCAGGATCGGTGACCCGACCTGCAGTACGTCTGGCCGATGACCAAGCGCCACCATCCTGGAGCACGATGGCAGGACGATTCACGGGGATGGCACCCAAGCCAATATCCACGGGCTGATAAACATCTGCCAGCAAGGGAACCGATCCAGAACTAGTGGTGCCCATCGTATACTGGTACGTGGTGACCGAATAACCATACAACTGGTCGACGTACACCAAGCCAGCGTTTAAGCTGATCGAGGTAGAATGGACGAAGGAAACAGACAGGACCAAAAGCCAGAAACGATTCACTGCGCTCATCAACATCGTCGTCCCCCGATTCTGTTAGCTGGAATGTGTGTTTGTCAGTTAATTGCCATCCGTTAAAATCGAGTCGTAGCCAAGTACACTGCGGCGACACCACGCTCGCCGTGCGGCAAAATACCCCACCAGAAAAGTCGAGTCAATCTTTCCCCCCAGACTAGCTGTTTCACTAGCGATGCCGGAGACTTTAAACGTGGCCCGATGCGATGAAGGTTATCTGTGTGCGGTGTGTGGCCAAGAGGTCAAACGGCTTGTCGATAGCTCCTTATATTTGCAGTATATCGTTGGCTGGATTTCTGCTGACCAGCTCAATCGAACACGCGACATACACCTCCGCTGCAATCCTCACTTGGCTCAGTTCATCGACTCGCCAGAATTCAAGCCGCCGGTCGAAGTGTCGGGCCAGTTCGATCGCCGACTATTGGATCGCCAGTTCGACTCGCAGCGGTCTCAGTTGATCACCCGAGGTTACGACCGGCTGCGGTTCCTGCAACGCCATCGCGACACAACGATTCAGGACTATCCGCTGAACCTGTAGCTCAGAAACCAACCAACCGGGCAGGACTAGCCTGCGGTGTTGGTATCAGCGGCACGCTGACCAAGCGTCATGTCAGGTCTTACCAAGAGGTATGCCCACTTCCATGGGATGGCAATCTGCGGTCCTCAGATGCCCTTTAACAACTTACCGATGGCTTGCCGTGCGGCTTCGAGGGCTTGAGGTAGTTTGTCAGGTTGTTTGCCGCCAGCTTGCGCAAAGTCTGGCTTGCCACCACCCCCACCGCCAACAATCGGTGCGACCTGTCCAATCCAGTCGTTGGCGCTCACGCCTTTGCCGACCAGCGATTTGCTCAATCCCGCGACTAGCATCACTTTGTCATCACCCGATTTGGCGGCCAGCAAGACGGCAGCCGGTTGGGCGCTCTGCGTGCGAATCTGGTCGATCCAACGGCGCATCAAATTTGGATTGGCTCCGACCGTCTCAGTAACTAAAACTAGCGTGTCACCAACCATCTGGCCTCTGTCCAACAGACTGGCTACCGACAATTCGCCTTCGCTGGCCAACTCGGCAATCTGTGATTGCAGTTTCTGTTGATCGGCCCTGAGGGATTGCACGCGGGCCAGTAGTTTGTCGGAGGCGACATTGAGCATTCGCGATGCATCGCGCAGTAGCCTGCGCTGCTGCGGGTAGTCACTGGCCGATCCGGCCGAGCTGGAAAGCGATTGTAGTTGGCATTCGGCACCCCCGTCCAACTGCTTTTTTAGCCCGCGGACGTTGAGCGACAAGCACTTGATGGCTTCCACCACATCACCTGTAGCGCAGCTCAATTCATCGGCGATGCGCTGTAGGACTTGCTGAACCTCTGAACGACGAGCTGCGGCTTTCTCGCCGGTCAACGCTTCGATGCGCCGCGTGCCGGCCGCGATGCCTTCCTCGCTCATGACCTCAAAATTCTGCACCTGTTGAGTATTCTGCAAATGCGTACCGCCGCATAGTTCCTTAGAAAAATCGCCCATCGAGACCATCCGTACCGGATCGGGATATTTTTCACCGAACAGCATCATGGCTCCCGCTTGACGGGCTTCGGTCAGCGGCACCGTCTTCCATGAAATCGGCTCGGCAGCGCGCACGCGATCGGTCACTATCGATTCAATCTGTTGTACTTGCTGATCGGTCAGTGCAACCAGATTAGTAAAGTCGAATCGCAGCCAATCGTCATCGACCTTGCTGCCCTGTTGCTGAGCGTGCCCGCCTAACACCGACTGTAGAGCGTGATGCAAAATGTGCGTCGCCGAGTGTGCGCGTTGAATACCGCTGCGCCGCGCGTCGTCAACCTGAGCTGACAACTGCTGACCCGTCGACAGCCGACCCTTTGTTAAGCGGCCCAAGTGAACAATCAACTCGCCAGAGCGCTGTGTGTCTGTCACTAAGAACTCGACGCCATCGGCCTGGAGGCGCCCCCGGTCGCCCACCTGTCCACCGCCTTCCGCGTAGAACGGAGTGCGATCAACGACTACTTGCAAGCGCTGGTCTGTGCACTGGCTGGCATCAATCTGGCTAGCCAACCGCTCGTCAGCTCCGTCTCCCACGATGATGCCTTGAACGACCACCGGGCTGGAATTAGTTTCGTAGCCCACGAATTCCGTGCGATGCAAAGCTGCCTTGAGCGTTTCCAAAGGACCGGTTTGAAATAGTTCGCGTTGGCCACCGCCGCTGATTTCTTCGTGCTTCTTCATGGCCTGGCGAAATCCGCTCCAATCGAATGTAAAACTGCGATCGGCAGCCATTGTTTGAAACAGTTCGGGCGGAACGCCGTAGGTTTGATAGAGCGTGGCTGCTTCGTCGCCATCGACCATCAACATTCGCGATTGTTCCATGTGAGAAAACACTTTGGCGATCCGATCCAATCCGGCATCAATCGTGGAGAAAAAGTCCCCTTCCTCTTTGCGAATCACTTCGGCCACTCGCTGAACGGTAGTCTTCAGTTCCGGATACGCGCCGCCCATTGCTTGGGCGACGGCGGGAACCAATTGATACAGAAAAGGCTGGCGCATGCCCATCTGATGGCCGTCCAATACAGCCCGTCGCAATAGCCGCTTGATAACGTACCGCGCCTTCTTGGGACCCGGCAGAATATTCTCATGAACGGAAAATACACAGGCGCGGATATGGTCAGTGATTCGCCGTAGCCGTCGGCCATCTTCGCTGTCGTAAACATAGGATCGCGAGCAAACTTCGGCTGCCGCCTTGACGATGGGAAACAATATGTCGATATGAAAATTGGTGGGTACGTTCTGCATAACGCTGGCCGTTCGCTCAAGTCCCATACCGGTGTCAATATTCTTGCTGGGCAGTGGCCGCAAATTGTTGGGGGGCTCACCCACGCGATTGAACTGCGTGAACACCAAGTTCCAAATCTCAACGTCCTTGCCATTATCCAATTGGTAGTAGATTTCGCTGCATGGCCCGCATACCCCGTCGGGGCCTTGGCTGGGGGCGCTGGCGGGCCAGAAATTTTCATCTTCGTCCATGCGAGAAATGCGACTAGCTGGTAGTCCGATCTTTTCATGCCAAATCCCAGCGGCTTCATCATCATCCTTGTAAACCGTGACGGTGAGGCGCGCAGGATCGATGCCCAGCCACTTCTTGTCGGTTAAGAATTGCCAGGCCCACAGGATGGCTTCGGCCTTGAAATAATCACCAAAACTAAAATTGCCCAGCATCTCGAAAAAAGTGTGGTGATAGGCGGTGCGACCAACATTGTCGATGTCGCCGGTACGCAAGCATTTCTGGCATGTAGTGGCGCGCGTAAAGTCCAGCTTGACCTTGCCCAAAAAGTGATCTTTGAATTGGTTCATGCCCGCAGGTGTAAACAGAACAGATGGATCCCAAGTGGGCACCAGCACATCACTGGGCTGCCTGGAGTGCCCCTGCTGCACGAAGAATTCCAAATATTTTTCACGTAGTTCGTCGGTTTTCATATTCTGCCACTAAAAGAAGAAGTGTACCCCAGCCATATGTTCGGTGATGCAATGAGCCGCTGCAATTTTACCGGGCAATTGAGGTGACCCAATATATGCTGGCTCGCCTGTTCCAGCCATCGCAGTTGGTGGCTGGATTGTGGCCTCGACCTACGGTTGAACGACGGCCTTGGTAGGCTGCCCGTCGCTAGTGATGGCGACCACCGTAACTTGACCGCTAAGATTCTGGACCAGTTGGTGAAACTGATCTGGCGTCTGGACCGCTTGTCCGTTGACGCTAGCCACCCCATACCCAGCTCGCAGTCCGGCCTTCCAAGCTGGCGAATCAGGCGCCACGGACAGCAGGGCCACGCGCGGGCTACCACGTGCGACGGCAATCTGCTCGACCTGCCCGTCGATCGCGGTCAAGAATTCTATTTGCGCTCCGCGCCAAATTGGTGGGCCATGCAAGCTAAACGACGGTCGGCTGGTTGCCAAAAACTTCTTGGATAGTTCGGCTTCTAGGCTTAGAGTCTGCTCGGAAGCGCCCGGCCGAATGCGCTGCACGACCAGCGA belongs to Pirellulaceae bacterium and includes:
- a CDS encoding PEP-CTERM sorting domain-containing protein (PEP-CTERM proteins occur, often in large numbers, in the proteomes of bacteria that also encode an exosortase, a predicted intramembrane cysteine proteinase. The presence of a PEP-CTERM domain at a protein's C-terminus predicts cleavage within the sorting domain, followed by covalent anchoring to some some component of the (usually Gram-negative) cell surface. Many PEP-CTERM proteins exhibit an unusual sequence composition that includes large numbers of potential glycosylation sites. Expression of one such protein has been shown restore the ability of a bacterium to form floc, a type of biofilm.) — translated: MLMSAVNRFWLLVLSVSFVHSTSISLNAGLVYVDQLYGYSVTTYQYTMGTTSSGSVPLLADVYQPVDIGLGAIPVNRPAIVLQDGGAWSSARRTAGRVTDPARYFAQRGYTVVITDYRQGAPAADHSNATVGNTIFGTQPYAGLTVPFLYSIFPGLKAVRAGIEDFAVAIDWTRTNAAMLGIDPDRIAAGGGSAGAINLLMLQYNNNPINSRYAAQAVISLVGSTYGNYNKIQAGGPPVFLLNNTADLVVPWEPQMLNRFLAVGIDTEMWYQPTDATYHNVEWDLDLGGLNLRERLRDFLARTVATPYMVPEPSSFALLLCAMTGLGYRHRRRAL
- the thrC gene encoding threonine synthase, encoding MADPSVATSRSSPLTSGVACQRCINSGCRATFDISQTRTACDHCGDLLDIEYDWSQIAVPKQLRDFEKMWSQRHDPVRFSGVWRFHELLPFAPTNFLVTVGEGQTLLQRADRVASYVGQSEGNLYLQYEGMNPSGSFKDNGMCAAFTHAHLTGARRAACASTGNTSASLAMYSSVTNLMKAVIFVGSGKIAYGKLSQALEYGALTVQIAGDFDDAMVRVREVSKDLGIYLVNSVNPFRLEGQKTIMFRVLEALRWQVPDWIVVPGGNLGNSSAFGKAFKELHELGLIDRVPRLAVINAAGADTLYQLYERRGLRWNNGQPDQRIVSDYYQELDSRNCKADTIASAIEINRPVNLKKCLRALDFCDGVVRKVSDQEMLDAKAQVGAGGIGCEPASAASVAGAKLLREEGVIAPSERVVCILTGHQLKDPTATVAYHTTDQDKFNEVLGSRGVARASFANRAVAVPNELDAIIRAIHLYS
- the dapB gene encoding 4-hydroxy-tetrahydrodipicolinate reductase, coding for MGRRLIALGHADSQLQIVGAVDSSKNPLIGSDAGQAAGVGTIGLTLTEQWPDRADVAIDFSVPAACLQAVQLCQERSIALVAATTGLEPHQVDVIRAASNFIPICWAPNMSLAVNLTMRLAQQAATALKAQQPDVEILERHHRFKEDSPSGTALKFGELIANAMGLTSHVHGREGQCGPRTRNEIGYHAIRTGDDPGQHTIIFGMLGETIELRVAASNRDCYAQGALAAAKFLVGKPPGLYSMFDVLGLPPH